A DNA window from Cutaneotrichosporon cavernicola HIS019 DNA, chromosome: 2 contains the following coding sequences:
- the ligT gene encoding uncharacterized protein (Hydrolyzes RNA 2',3'-cyclic phosphodiester to an RNA 2'- phosphomonoester), with translation MATDCTESHMRLFFAVPLSPSLAARIAGWRDTLRLPRVAAPVLASNMHITLAFLGNVPCEQVPALLRLGARVAAREARGELVLDRVHCWRNGVLHLAPSPKEDERARLARQRSNPAPPIKTPPSLNRFKSLSISSHPDGSTPSPTTSTPAIYRGSTGRTFPVSPGSSTSNEPPSPSTTETTLTSVSSTSSIDNPPDQLSVHALAAALRAELEAEGVHFDDREFSAHLTLARRAAHVRGRARFRVPITSLVLYVSRTDGRHVAYTALGEWPLTREGSQRMTGEKWRRTQEKGRIVAREGKGEKMGIVNDVVQVGGESRESHGHVLEGKAEEGSLLLTADFAGEVDTELSRILGIPESSATPVTGTSQ, from the coding sequence ATGGCCACCGACTGCACAGAATCGCACATGCgcctcttcttcgccgTGCCCCTCTCCCCAAGTCTGGCTGCACGCATCGCAGGATGGCGCGACACGTTACGCCTTCCGCGCGTGGCGGCGCCAGTACTGGCGTCCAACATGCACATCACGCTCGCCTTCCTTGGCAACGTGCCTTGCGAGCAGGTGCCTGCGCTTCTgcggctcggcgcgcgcgtggcTGCCCGTGAAGCGCGCGGCGAACTggtcctcgaccgcgtGCATTGTTGGCGCAACGGTGTTCTGCACCTTGCCCCGAGCCCAAAGGAAGATGAGCGTGCGCGGCTCGCTCGTCAGCGATCCAACCCTGCACCGCCCATTAAGACGCCACCAAGTCTCAACCGCTTCAAGAGCCTCTCGATCTCCTCGCATCCAGACGGTTCAACCCCAAGCCCGACTACTTCAACGCCCGCGATCTACAGGGGATCCACGGGCCGCACATTCCCCGTCTCGCCTGGTTCTTCCACGAGCAACGAGccaccctccccatccACAACCGAGACGACCCTCACCTCCGTCtcatcgacgagcagcATCGATAATCCTCCGGATCAGCTGTCGGTGCACGCCCTCGCTGCGGCGCTAAgggccgagctcgaggccgagggagTACACTTCGACGACCGCGAGTTCAGCGCGCATCTCACGCTCGCTAGGCGAGCTGCGCACGTTCGGGGACGCGCGCGTTTCCGCGTCCCTATAACCAGCCTGGTCCTCTACGTCTCACGGACGGACGGGCGGCACGTAGCGTACACCGCACTCGGCGAGTGGCCTTTGACACGAGAGGGGTCACAGAGGATGACTGGTGaaaagtggaggaggacgcaggagaaggggaggaTAGTGGCGCGGGAGGGGAAAGGCGAGAAAATGGGAATTGTGAATGATGTCGTGCAAGTGGGAGGAGAAAGCAGAGAAAGCCATGGTCATGTGTTAGAGGGAAAGGCTGAGGAGGGAAGCCTGCTGCTTACCGCGGACTTTgccggcgaggtcgacaccGAGTTGAGTAGAATACTGGGCATACCCGAATCTAGCGCCACCCCAGTGACTGGAACGTCACAATAG
- a CDS encoding uncharacterized protein (Mechanosensitive ion channel), which translates to MQGDNRPSGQPQQGGYPQTFATDMRRAEMGSTGHESSGDHGFHDYTTDNSDTEAYDMAQLVRSPSQTPFAQQSFSLPPGASSSAGATTETLVSGNRLPSSSFGRQSPDRASASTSDLPRQRHAPLRSVDFTTVPLNDTFSSSLPPSRSGSTAPVLPQSNQPVPRTRSKLGFIPLTGTTDTSAAASTISVDTSDVNEKPVRPKLGHSRRGSWAEFSNEWESFNPANAKDERLRFAEGDVGKTRLSRMYLWAINRSIIVRWALFIIPFLALLWIPGILGVTAYPNSHIWGVKLLWWSIWFTVVWCGFWGSKAAFMIFPHVFKQTIAVIIPSMGRFTDVVKNLGHFGKIIIWSLISWISYTPLISRRFEGDQESPSRANLNLIGNLLFGFFLCTIVWGVEKLVVQLIALQFHRDSYADRLADQKWQSQMLTRLYMNSHDIPGRNDTLDDNSSVKTTAGRKAIRKVLKGVKAAAQSTTNALGNVATEMAGSSVLQTNSPANKVTTALASANKSRALGRRIYYSFRKPGSDHITIADIARYFPDLESAEHAFSIFDRDGNGDATRDEIDASMLEIHRERMSLEANMRDLDGAVRRLDDILLILVTGICILVMSAMITTKVSTFVTSTGTFILSLSWMIGTTMQEILLACIFLFVKHPYDVGDRVDIDGKSYTVAKMELMSTSFKRTDGKFVWIGHNVLALKVIENVRRSGATSESFTFEVAFNTTFEKLQALRVMMLKFCKENSRDFRPVFDVAVDDIPAQGKMVLNADIAYKSNWQQGALKVQRRNKWVCHLKMCLADLQIWGPDDAGDPAPPPAEAIRYTQVPWDEVREAELAAERSPPPSFSAATTGANLTRSHDSSLDLWGEAYPEVDSVGPSRMPSPGPSAAFQIGTPPRRSIPLQQQAQIRDMHSVAQQAGQQGDSRPPPRGASRI; encoded by the exons ATGCAAGGAGACAACCGGCCTAGCGGTCAGCCCCAGCAAGGCGGCTACCCGCAGACCTTTGCAACT GAtatgcgccgcgccgagatggGCAGTACCGGGCATGAGAGTTCTGGCGACCACGGATTCCA cgacTATACCACCGACAACAGCGACACTGAGGCATACGACATGGCCCAACTCGTACGCTCCCCGTCGCAGACGCCATTCGCCCAGCAGA GCttctcccttcctccaggAGCATCCTCAAGCGCTGGTGCGACCACCGAGACACTGGTCAGCGGCAACAGGCTCCCATCTTCCTCTTTTGGCCGCCAATCTCCAGATCG CgcttcggcctcgacaAGCGATCTTCCACGGCAGCGCCACGCCCCACTTCGGTCCGTCGACTTCACCACTGTGCCCTTAAACGACACGTTCAGTTCTTCGCTGCCACCGTCGCGCTCCGGATCAACAGCTCCAGTCCTGCCGCAATCCAACCAGCCTGTCCCTCGGACCCGTAGCAAGCTTGGTTTTATTCCCCTTACTGGTACTACCGATACCAGTGCTGCCGCAAGCACCATTTCGGTTGACACGTCTGACGTGAATGAGAAACCTGTTCGGCCCAAACTCGGTCACAGTCGCCGCGGCAGCTGGGCCGAGTTCAGCAACGAGTGGGAGTCGTTTAACCCCGCCAATGCAAAAGATGAGCGCCTCCGCTtcgccgagggcgacgtcggcaagACCCGACTTAGCCGCATGTACCTTTGGGCAATCAACCGCAGCATCATCGTCCGCTGGGCTCTCTTCATTATCCCTTTCCTGGCGCTCCTCTGGATTCCCGGTATTCTCGGCGTGACCGCGTACCCCAACTCCCACATCTGGGGTGTCAAGCTC CTTTGGTGGTCAATCTGGTTCAcggtggtgtggtgtggcTTCTGGGGCTCCAAGGCGGCGTTCATGATCTTCCCTCACGTGTTCAAGCAGACCATCGCCGTAATCATTCCTTCGATGGGCAGGTTCACAGACGTTGTCAAAAACCTTGGCCACTTTGGCAAGATTATAATCTGGTCGCTCATCTCGTGGATCTCCTACACACCGTTAATCTCGCGTCGCTTTGAGGGTGACCAGGAGTCGCCCTCGCGAgccaacctcaacctcattGGCAATCTCCTGTTCGGCTTCTTTCTCTGCACTATAGTCTGGGGCGTTGagaagctcgtcgtccaacTCATCGCCCTCCAGTTCCACCGCGATTCGTACGCCGACCGCCTTGCCGACCAGAAGTGGCAGTCCCAGATGCTCACTAGGCTGTACATGAACTCGCACGACATCCCGGGTCGCAACGACACTCTCGACGACAACTCGTCGGTTAAGACGACTGCTGGCCGCAAGGCTATTCGCAAGGTGCTGAAGGGTGTCAAAGCTGCAGCGCAGAGCACCACCAACGCCCTGGGCAACGTTGCCACCGAGATGGCTGGCTCGTCGGTTCTTCAGACCAACTCGCCCGCCAACAAGGTTACAaccgccctcgcctcggcgaACAAGAGCAGAGCTCTCGGCCGACGCATCTACTACTCGTTTAGAAAGCCGGGCTCGGACCACATCACGATAGCCGACATTGCGCGCTACTTCCCCGACCTGGAgagcgccgagcacgcCTTCTCCATCTTTGACCGCGATGGCAATGGCGATGCGACCCGCGACGAAATCGACGCTAGCATGCTCGAGATCCACAGAGAGCGCATGTCGCTCGAGGCGAACATGCGCGACCTTGATGGTGCcgtccgccgcctcgacgacatcctcctcatcctcgtcaccggTATATGCATCTTGGTCATGTCGGCCATGATCACCACCAAGGTCTCCACCTTTGTCACCTCGACCGGTACCTTCatcctctcgctctcgtgGATGATCGGTACGACGATGCAGGagatcctcctcgcctgCATCTTTCTCTTCGTCAAACACCCCTACGATGTTGGAGACCGGGTCGACATTGACGGCAAGTCGTACACAGTCGCAAAGATGGAGTTAATGTCGACTTCGTTCAAGCGCACAGACGGAAAGTTTGTCTGGATCGGCCACAACGTGCTCGCCCTCAAGGTCATCGAGAACGTCCGTCGGTCGGGTGCCACGTCCGAGTCGTTCACCTTTGAGGTGGCCTTCAATACTACGTTCGAGAAGCTTCAGGCGCTGCGCGTTATGATGCTCAAGTTCTGCAAGGAAAACTCGCGCGACTTCCGTCCCGTCTTCGACGTCGCTGTCGATGACATTCCAGCCCAGGGCAAGATGGTCCTCAACGCCGACATTGCCTACAAGTCGAACTGGCAGCAGGGCGCCCTCAAAGTTCAACGTCGCAACAAGTGGGTCTGCCACCTCAAGATGTGTCTCGCGGATCTCCAGATCTGGGGTCCCGACGATGCTGGTGACCCggcgcctcctcccgctgAGGCTATCCGGTACACCCAAGTCCCATGGGACGAGGTACGCGAGGCAGAGCTCGCCGCTGAACGGTCGCCCCCTCCCTCGTTCTCCGCTGCGACTACTGGCGCCAATCTCACACGTAGTCACGACTCGTCGCTCGACCTGTGGGGCGAGGCGTACCCCGAGGTCGACTCGGTCGGACCAAGCCGCATGCCTTCGCCAGGTCCTTCAGCGGCCTTCCAAATCGGCACCCCACCACGCCGCAGTATCCCtctgcagcagcaggcgcagATTCGCGACATGCACTCCGTGGCGCAGCAGGCGGGCCAGCAGGGCGACTCCCGTCCGCCCCCGCGTGGCGCTTCGCGCATCTAG
- a CDS encoding uncharacterized protein (Senescence-associated protein), giving the protein MTSLITIPGCVALHLPARGVAAVPMASGDLHLTLLPADSQTRKEEILTLSVGSSAFVVAKNSPVQRIQSKNEHPSFVFTPAPPEGGQSIGQVRIDMSDSTSPEAWERVEEGCRALEAELKAHNAWEDKELFVDDEYETDGPVTGPKAGWGETIASSVMGGASWLVGRLTGAAAPEETLPTSAPQAPGAHAHAPVQPHHVEEQPADFKTIAADSWTQAGIAARGIGEAAVQVGGAIGQQARTAVGGMREQPAGSENVGASHVTSPTNSTAAAVLNAPSAPTGPIGEEDIAASKAEKKEDKKVPVPA; this is encoded by the exons atgACCTCTCTAATCACCATCCCGGGCTGTGTtgccctccatctccccgCCCGCGGCGTGGCCGCTGTGCCCATGGCCAGCGGCGATCTTCACCTgaccctcctccccgccgacTCTCAGAcgcgcaaggaggagatccTCACACTCAGTGTCGGGTCGTCTGCCTTTGTCGTGGCCAAGAACAGTCCTGTCCAGCGTATTCAAAGCAAGAACGAGCACCCAAGCTTTGTGTTCacccccgcgccgcccgaggGTGGTCAGAGCATCGGCCAGGTGCGCATTGACATGTCCGACTC GACGTCGCCCGAGGCGTGGGAGCGAGTTGAAGAGGGATGCCGTGcactcgaggccgagctcaaggcccACAACGCGTgggaggacaaggagcttttcgttgacgacgagtacgagacGGACGGGCCTGTGACCGGTCCCAAGGCCGGCTGGGGCGAGACGATTGCCAGCAGCGTTATGGGAGGCGCGTCGTGGCTCGTTGGCCGCCTCACTGGCGCGGCTGCTCCTGAGGAGACGCTTCCCACTTCTGCGCCACAGGCGCccggcgcgcacgctcatGCTCCTGTCCAGCCCCACCATGTAGAGGAGCAGCCCGCCGACTTCAAGACGATTGCCGCCGACTCGTGGACTCAGGCCGGTatcgcggcgcgcggcataggcgaggctgccgtccaggtcggcggcgcgatTGGCCAGCAGGCGCGCACCGCTGTCGGTGGCATGCGTGAGCAGCCTGCGGGCTCCGAGAACGTGGGCGCATCGCACGTGACCTCCCCAACGAACTCGactgccgctgccgtcctcaacgcgccctcggcgcccaCTGGCCCTAtcggggaggaggataTTGCGGCgtccaaggccgagaagaaggaggacaagaaggTGCCCGTGCCGGCGTAG
- a CDS encoding uncharacterized protein (Major Facilitator Superfamily), which produces MAIWNKNKNGATHGGDAVETARDPEHGMKVDEMFKETSSEAPYVYQPGTEEERLLVRKIDIRLFPMLWIMFCMNYLDRTNIGNAKVGGMAHDLELTSSQYSLVLSIFFVGYLLWEVPSNMMLSRSTPRIFVPTLMVIWGAMCIAVAGIHNLGGMVAFRFVLGLVEAGFFPGIMLVISCWYKPEEMSKRVAGLYSATMMSGAFGGLLAGGLIEGMEGIRGIRGWKWMFIIEGIMTVAIAFAGYIILPNYPLTTPWLTEDEKKLAIARLVATNDRAVDLDAEERVSHWQGFKAAVSDPITWVMLVLYNMLSSVGTISYFFPSLLQTMGYEGRKLQFMTVPIYVVAMVVGCSAGVFADRTGMKAYTIVGGATLSVISFIICATVNMPQVRYAFICFGAAGIWTNIPIFLSWMVTMFDGREKRAVSIALVNGFGNLASVYGSFFWPSSDAPNYTTGFAITTALCGGAGLLVLATKWKYGDKGVEYTG; this is translated from the exons ATGGCGATCTGGAACAAGAACAAGAACGGCGCGACCCACGGCGGCGATGCGGTCGAGACCGCGCGGGATCCAGAGCACGGTATgaaggtcgacgagatgtTCAAGGAGACGTCGAGCGAGGCGCCCTACGTCTACCAACCTgggacggaggaggagcgtctCCTCGTGCGCAAGATCGACATTCGTCTTTTCCCCATGCTCTGGATCATGTTCTGCATGAACTACCTGGACCGCACCAACATTGGC AACGCTAAAGTCGGTGGAATGgcgcacgacctcgagctcacgtCGTCACAGTACTCGCTCGTACTGTCCATCTTCTTCGTCGGCTACCTCCTCTGGGAGGTCCCGAGTAACATGATGCTGTctcgctcgacgccgcgcatcTTCGTCCCAACTCTTATGGTGATCTGGGGTGCCATGTgcatcgccgtcgcggGCATCCACAATCTTGGTGGCATGGTCGCCTTCCGCTTCGTGCTCggtctcgtcgaggccggtTTCTTCCCTGGTATTATGCTGGTCATTTCGTGCTGGTACAAgcccgaggagatgagCAAGCGCGTCGCAGGTCTCTACTCTGCCACCATGATGTCTGGTGCCTTCGgtggcctcctcgctggTGGCCTCATCGAGGGCATGGAGGGTATCCGTGGCATCCGTGGCTGGAAGTGGATGTTCATCATCGAGGGCATCATGACCGTCGCCATCGCTTTTGCAGGATACATCATCCTCCCCAACTATCCCCTCACTACCCCCTGGCTCACCGAAGACGAGAAGaagctcgccatcgcccgTCTCGTTGCGACAAATGACCGCGCAGTTGACTTGGAtgcggaggagcgcgtcTCGCACTGGCAGGGCTTCAAGGCCGCCGTCTCCGACCCCATCACCTGGGTCATGCTCGTGCTGTACAACATGCTCAGCTCGGTCGGCACCATTTCCTACTTTTTCCCTTCGCTTCTCCAGACCATGGGATACGAGGGGCGCAAGCTCCAATTCATGACTGTCCCGATCTACGTGGTTGCCATGGTTGTCGGCTGCTCGGCCGGCGTGTTCGCCGACCGCACTGGCATGAAGGCGTACACGattgtcggcggcgcgaccCTCTCCGTCATCTCGTTCATCATTTGCGCTACCGTCAACATGCCCCAGGTTCGCTACGCTTTCATCTGCTTTGGCGCAGCGGGCATCTGGACCAACATCCCGATCTTCCTCTCATGGATGGTCACCATGTTCGACGGgcgcgagaagcgcgccgtctccaTCGCCCTGGTTAACGGTTTCGGTAACCTGGCTTCCGTGTACGGGTCGTTCTTCTGGCCCTCGTCTGACGCGCCCAACTACACTACCGGCTTTGCGATCACCACAGCCCTttgtggcggcgcgggcctgctcgtcctcgccaccaagtGGAAGTACGGCGACAAGGGTGTCGAATACACGGGCTga
- the MET6 gene encoding uncharacterized protein (Cobalamin-independent synthase, Catalytic domain) codes for MSVKSAVLGYPRVGVNRAQKKATEAYWAGKISEQELQTASQAVRKERWEAIKAAGVDIIPSGDFTLYDGLLDHSFNFNVVPERFTKQGLSPLDTYFAMGRGRQDRAKGIDVAANEMGKFFDSNYHIVKVDHAPTTEFKLVRNQWLEEYKEAKDLGIETRPVLFGPITYLALVRASRDAPADFQPLDLLDKLVPVYVEVLKSLKEAGAQSVQLDEPILVTDKAEAYGDLYKKVYAELAAAELPITLTTAYGRVGKSLDYLKDLPIASLHLDLNREPQQLDAALEALKPTGKGIELGLISGRNIWKNDLAASKKLAEKAVAALGADKVVVSTSSSLLHTPISLKVETKLTPEQVAWLAFADEKCEEVATLAAALNGEENEAFQKNTKDIAARREFETTSDSAVRDRVQAITPEMSKRKSDFSVRSKVQAEAIKLPKFPTTTIGSFPQTKEIRVARAKFGKGELTKEQYEKAMEDEIKSVVDIQERLDLDLLVHGEPERNDMVQYFGELLNGFIFTQLGWVQSYGSRYVRPPIVVSDISRPAPMTVRWSSYAQSVSKKPMKGMLTGPVTILNWSFPRADVSKEVQAKQLALALRDEVIDLANAGISAIQVDEPAIREGLPLRKEDWDAYLNWAVESFRLSTSGVEDKTQIHSHFCYSDFDDIFPHIQALDADVISIEASKADLKLLDTFKEFGYKNDIGPGVYDIHSPRVPSEQEIKDKLAAFVKVIPAERLVVNPDCGLKTRAWKETEESLTNLVNAAKWARENL; via the exons ATGTCTGTCAAGAGCGCCGTTCTTGGTTACCCCCG TGTTGGCGTCAACCGTGCCCAGAAGAAG GCCACCGAGGCCTACTGGGCCGGCAAGATCTCGGAGCAGGAGCTCCAGACTGCTTCGCAGGCTGTCCGCAAGGAGCGCTGGGAGGCCATCAAGGCCGCTGGTGTTGACATCATCCCGTCGG GTGACTTCACTCTTTACGATGGTCTTCTCGACCACTCGTTCAACTTCAACGTTGTTCCCGAGCGCTTCACCAAGCAGGGTCTCTCCCCCCTTGACACCTACTTCG CCATGGGCCGTGGCCGTCAGGACCGCGCCAAGGGCATCGACGTTGCCGCTAACGAGATGGGCAAGTTCTTCGACTCGAACTACCACAtcgtcaaggtcgaccACGCCCCCACCACCGAGTTCAAGCTCGTCCGCAACCAGTGGCTCGAGGAGTacaaggaggccaaggacctcggcatcgagACTCGCCCCGTTCTCTTCGGCCCCATCACCTACCTTGCTCTCGTCCGCGCCTCGCGTGACGCCCCCGCCGACTTCCAgcccctcgacctcctcgacaagctcgtcccGGTCTACGTCGAGGTTCTGAAGTCGCTGAAGGAGGCTGGTGCCCAGTCCgtgcagctcgacgagcccaTCCTTGTCAccgacaaggccgaggctTACGGCGACCTCTACAAGAAGGTCtacgccgagctcgccgccgctgagCTCCccatcaccctcaccaccgcctACGGCCGTGTCGGCAAGTCGCTTGACTacctcaaggacctccCCATCgcttccctccacctcgaccttaACCGTGAGCcccagcagctcgacgccgccctcgaggccctcaAGCCTACCGGCAAGGgcatcgagctcggtcTCATCTCGGGCCGCAACATCTGGAAGaacgacctcgccgcttCGAAGAAGCTTGCTGAGAAGGctgtcgccgccctcggcgctgacaaggtcgtcgtctcgacctcgtcgtcgctcctTCACACCCCCATCTcgctcaaggtcgagaCCAAGCTCACCCCCGAGCAGGTCGCTTGGCTTGCGTTCGCCGATGAGAAGTGTGAGGAGGTTGCCACTCTTGCCGCTGCCCtcaacggcgaggagaacgaggcCTTCCAGAAGAACACCAAGGACATTGCTGCCCGTCGCGAGTTCGAGACCACCTCGGACTCGGCTGTCCGTGACCGCGTCCAGGCCATCACCCCCGAGATGAGCAAGCGCAAGTCCGACTTCTCGGTCCGCTCCAAGgtccaggccgaggccatcAAGCTCCCCAAGttccccaccaccaccatcgGCTCGTTCCCCCAGACCAAGGAGATCCGTGTCGCCCGTGCCAAGTTCGGCAAGGGTGAGCTCACCAAGGAGCAGTACGAGAAGGCcatggaggacgagatcaaGTCGGTCGTCGACATCCAGGAGCgtcttgaccttgacctcctcgtccacggCGAGCCCGAGCGTAACGACATGGTTCAGTACttcggcgagctcctcaacggCTTCATCTTCACTCAGCTCGGCTGGGTTCAGTCCTACGGCTCGCGTTACGTCCGCCCTCCTATTGTTGTTTCGGACATCTCGCGCCCTGCGCCCATGACTGTCCGCTGGTCGTCGTACGCCCAGTCGGTGTCGAAGAAGCCCATGAAGGGCATGCTTACCGGCCCCGTCACCATCCTCAACTGGTCGTTCCCCCGTGCCGACGTCTCCAAGGAGGTCCAGGCCAagcagctcgccctcgccctccgcgacgaggtcatcgacctcgccaacgccggcATCTCGGCCAtccaggtcgacgagcccgCCATCCGTGAGGGTCTTCCCCTTCGCAAGGAGGACTGGGACGCCTACCTCAACTGGGCCGTCGAGTCGTTCCGCCTCTCGACCTCGGGTGTTGAGGACAAGACCCAGATCCACTCGCACTTCTGCTACTCGGACTTCGACGACATCTTCCCCCACATCcaggccctcgacgccgacgtcatcTCGATCGAGGCCTCCAAGGCCGACCTCAAGCTGCTTGACACCTTCAAGGAGTTCGGCTACAAGAACGACATCGGCCCCGGTGTCTACGACATTCACTCGCCCCGTGTCCCCTCCGAGCaggagatcaaggacaAGCTTGCCGCGTTCGTCAAGGTCATCcccgccgagcgcctcgtTGTCAACCCCGACTGCGGTCTTAAGACCCGCGCTTGGAAGGAGACCGAGGAGTCGCtcaccaacctcgtcaacgccgccaAGTGGGCCCGCGAGAACCTCTAA